The DNA window gAAATTAGTTAATGATCTACATTAATTAAATGATAAGataaattgatctgaaattttcagtagttgcttcggcaacgaatgtgacatcctgaCGCCTTAACTCGGCGATCAGGTCGGATATGAGGGTGTTACAcatgattaaatttaaataaatatttattattatatttggtgATGAaccattttaactaaaatttttaaattcaaatttagtaaaaaatcaTTTCTAgctctaaaattaactaattttgtaAAACTTGTATGTCAAAATTTAAACCtttcaataagcataaaatttttatttattaataggttaggtaaatttagaatttagtttttttccattttcttaatcttgtttgtaaaatttagaatttttatatttaatactaAAATATATTTCCCAAATATCAAAgcattcaaaattttcatatattaatatgGTATTAATCATgtcattttattaacttattaaaTGAAGCATCAAAAAATCAGTTTGAATTCGAGGATGaagatatttaaattatataaattaaacacTAACATACAGACAATTTCAACTTGATatactaaaaacaaaaatacaatAATGTCAATAAAATTAGTGTAATATACAAGTTGGATATGCACATGTACTTAAAACTTAAGTGAAATTACAATATTATTGTAACCCACAATAAGAAAgtatatagtttcaaatgaaaatgGCTCTCCCAAAGAAATTTAGCATTTTTAGGACAAATATggaagatggagataaaaatttaagaaagtaCCATATGAAACATGCATGACagataatttctttcttttcatgtAAATTTCAGAAACATGAAAGAGTaacaggaaaaagaaaaagggggttgctaCTACTGTTGCAGCAAATCTCTAACAATCTCTGCATCAAAACCAGTTAAATCCATGGAATCTAAACATTGAGACAGTCTTCCACTTAAACCATCAACCTCGTTTTGTAATCTTCTGATATAACTGCATATTTCGTTTAAAACTTTCGCTGCCGATACCTAATAATAAGAAACATACAAAATAAAGGTTATATTAgggtttaataatttataatatgttgaattgaacgATAAGAAATTCGATCGTCATTAAATTTTATGTCTTGATTTTTTTGTTAATGGACAAAATAAGTGTGACTCGATTTTAATTTCGAATTTGATCTCGATACGATTTTTAGATACCAAGATATCTTAAACCCTAAGAGAAAGAGATGGGGCGTGTACCCTGCCATGGCGGCTTTGATCAAGCTGTGGGAGCAATGTTTGTAGCCTTAAGATGAGAGCAGTGAGCTCATCATCCGTGATCTTGTTGGAACTAGTTGATCGTTGGCTAGACATTTTAACACACACTCATAACCCTTCGAAAAGACTTCGAAATTAAATTGGTGGGTGGGGGGATTTTTAAGATTAGAGAGGCCACAAGCAATGCTTATAAATAGAGTTTAGGATGGGACTTTCTATATAGctaataaaatggtttaattctaaatttcatccctctactttatggaaaatgagaaattagtttctttactttaatttattagaATTCGATCATTATACTTTATGAATATTGAAAAGTTAATGCAATTGTCAGTGAATATATGAACTTgaattgttaattttactaattGTTGaatataaattgttgaattgtatATTTTTGTTAATTCCTTACGTATAAATTGCTAAATTGTTGATCTCCATGTTGGCAGTTTCACAAAAAGAAATTAGATTGAAATATGCCGTAAGTTCCTGTACTTTTCATAAATTTGGactttagtccttatacttttatttctaggaatttaatccctctactttttagattttaaaattcaagtccaattttTAATAtcgttaaatttgttggtgtgacattttggaATAAAAATATTCACTTGGTAGCCATGCGACTAAAAAAATAGCattgtaatgaacctaaatttaacaacataattttaaaaatgttaactgctagacttaaattttgaaacttGAAAAGTGGAAactaaattcctagaaataaaaaTGCAGAGACTAAtttcaaatttgtgaagagtatagggacttataacatattttaaccagaAATTTAACATCATTACTCAGTTGAACTAGCTTTTCAGTTTCTGTAAAGTATAATACTGAATTCTaataaattaaagggactaatttctcaaaattttgaagTAGAAGGATGAAATATAATTAGAGCATGATAAAAACATTCATAACAAAAGCACTGTTCCTTTCACACAGTCACATACTCAAACAGTATACCATTTGTCATATACGGTGAAGGCCCCTACTAATTAAGTCTTTGAAAACTGCCCTTCGTGCCCTACTAATTATgttattctaatttttgttttggtaGTAGTCCTATAAGTTGGAATACTCCGATTCGATAGTAAATCAGAACAATAAATTTTAGGTATTGTTTCAGTGTAAATTCTGATTGATACGGGTCAGAATATGGTGTACTGTCcggtattaaaaaaataatttaaaatatattttaaatttaaatttttattatttattttggatttcttGAATTATATGCATAGCATgagataatattattatttaatttatgaagtaactttaaaatatattttaaaattaaatttttatcatttattttggatttgttgAACAATATGCATAGTATGGGATgatattgttatttaatttatgaaatatttttttattttgagtttgtttAATGATTGATTGTATTTGTGaaacttattaaataatattttatataatttatgagTATTTTACATGTTTTTTATCGTAAAATTTACCTATGGTGAGATTTAAATCTATGCCaccaacattttaaaaatattttttttaccactccaaccaaaatttcatttttttatgagtattttattcaagatttatttaatctcattatttgatatttgtaaatatttttatatacatatatcaaatattttttagaaatagaGATAAAGCTGAAATAGTACATCGAAATAGACCGATACCAgtactagaggtgctcatgggcaaCGGTTTGgacctaagcatgatattaacatattttatgatTGCCCAAGCTCAGCCTGACCCGAAATTTGgatctaaaattttgcccaaacctGCCCATATTTGTAAAAGACTAACTTAAACCCATTTTAGGCACgtccattttatttttaaaaaaatatttattttattttgttttaatatttaatagttttatattttttttatttcttgaaattttttatatagtcattttaacattattttaatgtttacattagagtagtattatatatttagtataagtttttttaatgtgttctaaattacataatatataaaaataacataatatgaagtattataaacttaaaacagGTCGGACCAGGTCTTGAATGTTCAAGCTCGAGCCCTgctcatattttaaatgggcctatttttttgtccaaactcatttttcgggtctaatatttttgtccaaaccctcctaAATTTTAGATGAGCCTTCAAGCCTAAATGAATATCCTGACCCATGAACAGATCTAACCGGTACCAATAAAAAATGGTTCATCCACTAATACAATATTGACTGCCTTAACCGGATAGGAGCATATACctaatataagttattttatttatattatctaAATTTGAACGAGTGTTAGCTAGAGTAGATGCTCAACATCggtataataaaaagaaaattcagaACCATGTttgaaataatgaatttgaatatttttatttttttttcaaagattttatttattatgtgaCGAGTGTAAAATATGACCAGTGAGAAAAATAAGAATCTAATGATTTAACAATCCATACATGGACAATATCATACACGACAATATGATTACCgacaaagttagaaaaatttttagGGGACAGAATTAAAtagtatatttttacgatagtaaaaatataatttcatcattttaatagattatatctttataatttttaaagaattaaatcaaatttttattattttttagaggtcaaagtgtaattttactattaatgatttaaaattttataaattataaagagcctaaatgaaaaaaatttcattttaagggtTGCCCTTGGTTTTGCTACTGCAcgaaaaaatatgataaaaaattaaaataatatttaaatatttgagtatgtcaaaattattttaatataaattaagagCAGATCAAAATGGACTAGTAAATGTAATAAATACGATTATAAATAAACAATAATGATAAACCTAAAAAGAGAGTGTTAAAAGTGATACCTAATAGAGAATAGCTAGAAAATTAAACGATGCATGTTGGGTGGGATATTCATATTACCAAACAGGTTTTAAATTTATAGAAAGTACAGATGTTGACGTTTTACCTAATTAGTACCTTTGTCCCTCTGTCCGCTTATTTCACGCCAAGGAActgtccctttttttttttttcccctcTGTGCAGTCTCTATTGTATATTGAATTTTACCCTAGTATATTTACACATTAATTTTGCTttcataagataaataaaaaattacaagttgGTCCACCAAAATCTGCTCTAGATATGATAGCATCTAAACTACTGTTTAGtcatttgaatgaaattttgataCTATTAATGTGTACTAGCTGTAATTCCAACTATAACTTAGCATATGATATGTCAATTTATATTTGATTGACATCTTTTTGATTgggatttttggattttttaaaacaaagacTTTTAGTAGTATTTTATCAAAGTTAAAATGTGGAAAAAACAAAGTTGAGTAATGATAGTTCGAAAGTTTTTAATgtgattgaaattttttatttaaagagaTTTGGGTTTTTTGGAAAACTACAAGATgaatatatttgttattttattttgattttattattaagcTAAATTAAAGGAATCAAAAGAGTTAGAGATATATTTATAAGTGTTGAGTGCAATAATAAATCATATCGCGCCCCCAATTAGAGAACACATATTTCAACCTTGCAGATAACATTATTAGGAGGGGCAATAACAAACCCCAAACATAAGCCCTACAAAGagttattgttttatttatgagATCTAGAAAGCATTTGTCTTGTTCATAGAAGAACTTATTTTAAAGCAAAATTATTGCGAGCAAACTATTATTGTTGTTCAGATTGCAATTGTGCTTTCAATGAAAAAGTCTTTGTAGAAGAGTGATTTCAATTATGtctttgttgacaccatttttttgttaaaacggggtcgacttggattttaaaaaatgaaaacgaatatgagagtcgccaccaatcctttttgataaggtgtgatcggaccACCTTGAaatgtggttgtttttaataaacaatttaattttattaaaacaacgattttggtccacgaaattcagaaaaatgggtttgggagtcggttacgtacgaggaagggttagcaccctcgacacgcccaaaattgatacctagttgattaattaatgtcttagtgtcgaagattgaaaactttaaagagttttaaaatacgatcctttattggaatgttgaaaattttcggGAAAAtgacatatttcacgttaatcgagaaagagaattatatccagtaagttagaacacaatgtcttgaattctcGATACGCAAATGAAtgccaaaatttacttatttagaaGATTTTTAGCTATCTCGGATTTGAAAAAGGAATCAtgcccaataagttaggacatgatcttttcttaattcctgagatcgtttaaaacttgagaaaaaaggggatcatgcccagtaagttaggacatgatcTCTTCTTGATTCCTGATATCGTTTAATACTTGAGTTTTAAAAGATTTGTGTATTTAGAtctattgtgaaaatcgaaactcagtaagttagggtacgaccttctcgaatctaaactcGAGATATtacttattcaaaaatcataatttatgcattgaaataaattaatctaacacgaaatagtagaaatgaatcaCGGTATCAATATgtgtaacaaaataaaaatgaatacgACGATGGTATAAAGATAATACGAACAATAACAACGAAATTAAgacaaataaagaaaaacaaatcaataacatacaatataACGAGTAGATGAGCAAATAAAAATAAgacattcttttaaaatataaatgaaaacgtaaataaataaataagtgaaggaaataaacaaaattataaaaaaaatataaagaatataaagTATGTATTTAAATATGTACATTGAAATTATGAAGTATAAAAGACATACGTGTggatatacctatatatattctttgtattttaaaatataccCCTTTTTACATacatagtttttatattttatgatttgtGTATACATacataggtatatatataaagaatatatataggtatattttaaaatacaaagaATGTATATAGGTATATTATCTTTATACCATCGCcgtattcatttttattttgttacacATATTGATACCGtgattcatttctactatttcgtgttagattaatttatttcaatgcataaattatgatttttgaataagtaATATCTCgagtttagattcgagaaggtcgtaccctaacttactgggtttcgattttcacaatagatctaaatacacgaatcttttcaaactcaattaTTAAACGATATCGAGAATCAAGAAGAgatcatgtcctaacttactgggcatgatccccttttttctcaagttttaaacgatctcaggaattaagaaaagatcgtgtcctaacttattgggcaTGATTCATTTTTCAAATCCGAGATAGCTAAAAATCttctaaataagtaaattttggcattcatttgcgcatcgagaat is part of the Gossypium hirsutum isolate 1008001.06 chromosome D11, Gossypium_hirsutum_v2.1, whole genome shotgun sequence genome and encodes:
- the LOC121223623 gene encoding transcription factor PRE6, translating into MSSQRSTSSNKITDDELTALILRLQTLLPQLDQSRHGRVSAAKVLNEICSYIRRLQNEVDGLSGRLSQCLDSMDLTGFDAEIVRDLLQQ